In one window of Deinococcus aquiradiocola DNA:
- a CDS encoding HAD family hydrolase translates to MTFRHVLWDLDGTLLDTYPATDGSLVAALAGLGAAVPLAEVQALTRLTLDHAVEVLSRRAGLHVPDVHAAYAREYAVRGQQAAPAMPGAAQVMRAVRAAGGLNLLGTHRDREGARWRLEAAGLDALLDDMLCVSDGYARKPDPALFRALLSRHALDARDVLVVGDRELDVQAGRAAGCRTALLLTPGVTVAHTADVELPDLTALLQTADTA, encoded by the coding sequence GTGACGTTCCGGCACGTGCTGTGGGACCTGGACGGGACGCTGCTCGACACGTACCCGGCCACGGACGGGTCCCTCGTGGCGGCCCTGGCGGGGCTGGGCGCGGCCGTGCCGCTCGCGGAGGTGCAGGCCCTGACGCGCCTCACGCTGGATCACGCGGTGGAGGTGCTGTCGCGGCGCGCGGGCCTGCACGTGCCGGACGTGCACGCCGCGTACGCGCGGGAGTACGCGGTGCGCGGGCAGCAGGCGGCCCCGGCCATGCCGGGCGCGGCGCAGGTCATGCGGGCCGTGCGGGCGGCCGGGGGCCTGAACCTGCTCGGCACGCACCGCGACCGGGAAGGCGCGCGCTGGCGGCTGGAGGCGGCGGGCCTGGACGCGCTGCTGGACGACATGTTGTGCGTGTCGGACGGGTACGCGCGCAAGCCGGACCCGGCACTGTTCCGGGCGCTGCTGTCGCGGCACGCGCTGGACGCGCGGGACGTGCTGGTGGTCGGGGACCGCGAACTGGACGTGCAGGCGGGCCGGGCCGCCGGGTGCCGCACGGCGCTGCTGCTCACGCCGGGCGTGACGGTGGCGCACACGGCGGACGTGGAACTGCCGGACCTGACGGCCCTGCTG